The Bifidobacterium animalis subsp. animalis ATCC 25527 genomic interval GTATGCGGGCTGCAGCGCGTGGGCGTGTTCCGCATCATCGGCGCGAAGCTGCTCGAACATGTGGGCACGGCGCGTGGGCTCGTGCTCACGCTCATCTCGCTCACGTTCTTCTCGTCCATGCTCATCACGAACGATGTCGCATTGCTCACATTCGTGCCGTTCGCACTCGCCGTGCTCAAGATGGCGAAGATGGAGGACCGCGCGATTCTCGTGTGCACATTGATGACGATCGGGGCGAACACGGGCAGCATGCTCACGCCGATCGGCAATGCCCACAATCTCTACTTCAAGGCGCTCACCGGCATGTCCACCGGGCATTTCCTGTCGGTGATGGGGCCCTATACGGCGGTCTCGGCGGCGATGCTCATTGCCATCACCTGCATTGTGTTCCGCGGGCGCAGGCTCGAGGGCATCAGCGGCATGGACTCCAAATCGATCGAGCATGGCGTGCTTGCGCCGGATTCCACGAAACCGCAGCCCGACGAGATCCACGTCACCGGCTACGGCGCCGGTTATGGCGGCTGGCGCGTGATTGTCTACGCCATCACGTTCATCGTCTGCGTGCTCGCCGTGAGCGACCTCATTCCGCTCTGGGTCATGTGCGTGGTCGTGTTCGCCGTCATGATGGTGTGCGACCGCCGCTCGTTCCGCCACGCGGACTGGGGCCTGCCGCTCACGTTCATCATGTTCTTCATTTTCATCGGCAACATGAGGCGTGTGCCCGAATTCGCCCAGCTCGCGCAACAGTGCGTGGGCGTGCACCCGCTCGGCGTCTCGATTCTGTTCAGCCAGGTGATCTCCAACGTGCCGACCTCGCTGCTGCTCGCCGGCTTCTCGAACGCCTACGTACCACTCATCATCGGCACGAACCTCGGTGGCTTGGGCACGCTCATCGCCTCGATGGCTTCGCTCGTCACCTACAAGCATTTCACGAAGATGTATCCCAACCAAAAAGGCAAGTACCTCAAGGAGTACACGAGCTTCTGTGCGCTGTTCCTGCTCGTGCTGTTCGGTCTGAGCTGCATTCTCGAATAGCATGCGGATGGTGGTGTGATGATGGTGCTGTTGCGAAACGGGAGGTCGGAGTGCTGTGCGGCATGCTCATGGCGGTGGTCGGCAACTTCGCGATGCTCGCCGCCAAGCGGATTCGCAGCCGTGCCTATGCGACTGGCGTGCGCTGTGCAGCCCTATGGCTATACTAGGTACGGCTTGGCCCCGTAGCTCAGCTGGATAGAGCATGTGACTTCTAATCTCAAGGTCGACGGTTCGAGCCCGTCCGGGGTCACTTCAAGCGAGGATTCCATGGAATCCTCGCATTTTCGTATGTATGGGGCGTCAGTCGAGCAGTCCGCGGATGCGCGAGCAGATTGACTCAACGGTCATGCCATAGCGGCTGTTGAGCTCGGCGAGCGGCGTGCGGTCGGTGAACTCCTTGTCGGCGCCGAAATTGAGCACGTGCATGGTGCAATCCGGCATCATGTTCGCGTAGAACGCCGTGATCTTCTCACCCCAGCCACCCTCGAGCTGGCTGTCTTCGAGCGTGACCACCACGCGGTGATCCTCGGCGAGCGAGCGCAGCGTCTGCTCGTCAAGCGATGAGAACTGCAACGGGTTGATCAGCGTGGCCCCGATGGCAGGGGAGGAGTCTGCAAGCCGTTCGACCACGGCATGTGCGGTCGCGAACGCATTGCCCAGGCCGAGCACGGCGACGTCGGAGCCGTCCGAGACCACCTCATAGCCGAACCAGGGTTTGAGCAGATCGGTCTTCTGCGGGGCGAGCGATGCCTCCGGGTCAAGTTCGCCGGCACGCTCCGCCTTGAGAATCGTGTCGCCCGGCACGCGGATCACCACCGGATGCGTGTTGCGTGCTGACGTCGACCAGGCGAGCATGTCGAGGAACATGCGGCGCGAAGTGGGGGCCAGGCAGGTCAGGCCCGGAATGTTGCCGAACATCGCGATGTCGAAGGCGCCCGAATGCGTGTTGTCGGCGTCGGAGAGACCCGCGCCGAAGGAAAGGAGCGTCACCGGGGTGTCGTTGAGGGCGAGCTCCTGCTGCAATTGGTCGAAGGTGCGCTGGAAGAACGTGGCGGAGGTGGCCACGACGGGTCTGCCACCGGCCTTGGCGATGCCAGAGGCAAAAGCCACGGCATGTTCCTCGGTGATGCCGGTATCCACATAATGCGCGCCGGCGCGCTCACGGAAGTCCTGCGTGATGCCGTTGGAACCGGGCGTGGCGGGCGAGATGACCACCAGCCCCGGTTCGGTGGCGAAACGGCGTTCCAGCGACGCCATGGCAAGACCGCCGTAGTATTTGCGGGCGCCAAGCGGGGAATCTGCCCGTGAGAGCGGATTCTGCCAATGGTTCGCCTCACAGCGGCCTTCGCACACGCCTTGTGCGGCATCCTCGGCGTCGAGCCCCAACCCCTTCGTCGTGTGAATGTGCACCACCACCGGATGGTCGATGTCGCGCACCTCCTCGAAGGCGCGAATCAGCTCATGCACATCGTTGCCGTGCTCCACGTAGCGGTAGTCGAGTCCGAAGTCGCGGAACAGATTGCGCTCGCCCCTGCCGTGCGAGTCACGCATCGCGGCCAGCGTCGCATACATGCCACCATGGTTCTCGGCAATCGACATCTCATTGTCGTTGACGAGAATGATCATATTGCCGCCTTGCTCGGCGGCGTTGTTGAGCCCCTCGAACGCAATCGCCGAGCTGAGGGCGCCGTCGCCGATCACCGCGATCACATTGTCCGTCTGCGCCGTGCCCCCCGCAGCCCGTACCATGTCACGTTCCTTCGCCATGCCGCATGCCAGCGAGATTGACGTGCCGGTATGCCCGAGCACGAAATGGTCATGCTCGCTTTCCCCTGGGTTCGTGAAACCGGTCACCGTGCCGAACAGCTCGGCCCTGCGGAACGCCTCGGCGCGCCCCGTGAGCATCTTGTGCACGTAGCTCTGGTGCGACACATCGAACACGATTTTGTCGAGCGGCGATTCGAACACGACATGCAATGCCACGCACGCCTCGACCAGACCAAGATTGGAACCGATATGGCCGCCGTACCTCTTGCCGTATTCGACAAGCGTCTCACGGATCTGCGCGCACAGGGCATCGAGCTGCGCGGGATGCAGCAGCTTCACGTCGGAAGGCGACAGCACTTGAGACAGCAGGTCGTGTGTCATGAGATTAGTGATCCCTCTCTATTCCGCCGGGCAGGCGTTCGCAAGAATATGCGGGCATTCCAACATTCGCGTCGCATATGGTCAACTTCATGCACATATTATAGTGTGAGAGCTATAAGGCATCAATCATGTCAGACAATGCCGCAAAAGGAGTGCTCGTGCAAGCCGCGACACACCTTTGGCGTACAGTGAACAAGTCAAGGTGAGCCGCGCGCCTCCCACACGGGATCGGGTGCAGGCGCACATGCGCTGGAGGTAATATGACCGCAAACAAGCCGCAAGTGGCAGTGATTATGGGCTCGGCGAGCGATTGGGAGACCATGAGGCACGCCTGTGAGATGCTCGACCGCTTCGAGGTTCCATATATGAAGCAGGTGGTCTCCGCACACCGCACCCCCGAACTCATGGGTGAATTCGCACACAATGCCCGCGCCAACGGGCTCAAGATCATCATCGCAGGTGCCGGCGGCGCCGCCCATCTGCCTGGCATGGTGGCCGCGCAGACCACGTTGCCGGTCATCGGCGTGCCGGTGCGCTCCCACGCGCTCTCCGGCTGGGATTCGCTGCTCTCCATCGTGCAGATGCCGGGAGGTATTCCGGTAGCCACGACTGCCGTGGGCAACTCGGGCGCCACGAACGCGGGCCTGCTCGCCGTAAGCATGCTGAGCATGGACGACGAGCGTCTGGCGGACGCACTGCAGGCATACCGCGACGAACTCAAGGAGAAGGTGGAGCAGTCCAATGCCGAGCTTATCTGACGAAACCGGCGGCCAGATCACGCGTTTGCTGCCGGGGGCGACCATCGGCATCGTCGGCGGAGGCCAGCTCGGCCGCATGATGGCGCTTGCCGCGAAATACATGGGCTTCCGCATCGGCACGCTTGACCCGACGCCTGATTGCCCCACCGCGCAGGTTGCCGACTTCCAGATTGTCGCCGACTACGACGACCAGGAGGCGATTCGCGAGCTCGCCGAACGCAGCGACGTGCTCACCTACGAGTTCGAGAACGTGGATGCCGACGCATTGGATGCGGTCCGCGACATTGTGGCGATTCCGCAGGGCACCGACCTGCTGCGCGTGACACAGAACCGCATCGCCGAGAAGACGTTCATCAATGACCATGGCATCGCCACGGCACCATGGCGACCGGTGGGCTCACGCGCAGAGCTCGACGCGGCGCTCGCCGAGATCGGCTACCCGGCCGTGCTCAAGACCTGTGAAGGCGGTTATGACGGCCATGGGCAGATCGTGTTGCGCACACCGGACGATTTGGCCGAGGTATGGCCGGAGGGGAACTTCCCGCAGGCGATACTCGAGGGGTTCGTCGATTTCGCGTTCGAGGCCTCCATTCTGGTGAGCGGCAACGGCAACGATTACCAGACGTTCCCGATCGTACGCAACATCCACCGCGACAACATTCTGCATCTCACTCTTGCCCCGGCGAATGTGAGCGAGCAGGTGGCACGCACCGCACACGAACTGGCGCTCGAGCTCGCGCGCGGCTTCAAATTGGCGGGCACGCTCGCCATCGAACTGTTCATCAAGGCGGACGGTACCGTGATCGTCAACGAGCTCGCACCGCGCCCACACAATTCCGGCCATTACAGCATTGAAGCCTGCGATTTCGACCAATTCGACATGCATGTGCTCGGAATCGCCGGCTGGAATCTGCCCACACCGCGTCTGCTCAGCCCGGCCGTCATGGTGAACGTGCTCGGCCAGCACATTGCGCCCACGCAGGCCGCGGAGCCGATGCATCCCGAATGGCATGTGCACGACTACGGCAAGGCCGATGCCAAATTCAACCGCAAAATGGGGCACATCACCGTGCTGTGTGAGAATCCTGAGGATGCGGCGCAGTCATTGGAACAGACAGGCTGCTGGAGCTGTTGAACGCTCCAGATGGCATACGGATTGCAGGTGGGAACATGAACGAGCGCAATACACGGCAGAAGGACGTCATTCGCGAGGCGTTGCAGGGTGCAGACGATTTCATCTCCGCACAACAGCTGCATGCACGGCTCGAAGACGCCGGCGAGCACATTGCACTCGCCACCGTGTACCGCCAGCTGGGTGCGATGGCCGACGCCAAACAGGTGGACACCGTACGGCTCAATGGGCAGCAGCTGTTCAGACTGTGCAATGCCGGCGGCCACCACCACCATCTCGTATGCGTGTCGTGCGGCAAGACGGTGGAGATCGATCCTCCGAGCGAGGCGTGGCTGCAGTCCGTAGCCCAGCAGCATGACTTCACCATCGAGTCGCATACGCTCGAGGTGTTCGGACTGTGCGCGGACTGCCGTGCCGCACGCGGTGACTCCGCAGCCTGACACTTCACAGCAGGCTTAGCGCCCGCTCACGCGTGTTCTGCGTAAAAGGGGACAAATACATGCATGTATTTGTCCCCTTTTACGCAGAACACGCGATGGTTTACCGTGGTTCGTCAGCTTGGTCGTCCACCGGCTTGCCGCCCTTGGCGTCATGGACCCCGGACTCGTGTGCAGTATCGGTTGCGCTTCCTGCAGGCTGCCCATGGTCCGTTGCCTTCCCGTCATCATTCGGCTTGGCCGGTTTGAAGCTCGAAAGCATGCCCAGGGCATCCCTGAACGTCAAGGTGGGCAGGTAGGCGCGAATGATTGCAATGCCGAGATTGGCGAGCAACGCGGAATCCGGGTAGCTGATGTAGACCGGACGCTCGATCGGCTGGAACTTCTTCTTGAAGTTGTAGAGCGACTTGAACCTATAGGCCGGTTCGAGCAGATCCGCCACAAGCGCGAGCGAATGCTGGAGCATTGTGGTGCCATCGACATTCGAGCTGTCGTCGCTCTTCGCGTCGGTGAAGTTCTTGAGTCCCGTGAGCGGTGCCGCCGACAGGCTCACGAACTGCACCTGGTTGCTCGGATCGGCCACACCCTGATCATGCATGCGCTGGGCCATGCGTGCGATGAGGAACTCCATGATGCCGTTGTAGCTTCCGGAACGGTAGCGCATGAAGTCCAGCGTCCAGCCGATTACGCGCCCGTTGTTGAATGTGGGCAGCCAGCTCGTGACCGCCTGCACTATGCCGTCGGAATCTATGGCATAGAGCACCTGAACGCGCGGGTCCTTGAGCTCCTCCACGCCGCCGAGCGTGAACTTCATCTCAGGCAGCGCCTTGCCTTCGCTCCACTGCTCGGAAATCTCCTCGATCTGCACCTGCACCTCATGGGGCGCCTCATCGTAGGTGCTCATCTCATCGACAATGCCCTCGCGCTTTGCCTTGTTGATGGCCGTGCGAATGTCCTGCCACTTCTTGCCGGTGGTCTTCCAGCTTTGCGGGTCAATGAGCATCTCGTCTCCCACCACAATGGAGTGCCATCCGAGCTGCTGCAGGTGATCCTTGGCCTCCTCGTGGATGGCGTAGAACACCGGGGACCATGAATGGTCGGAGCAGTAGCGGGCGAATTCGTCCATATCGCTCATCCATTCATCCGGGTCGCCGAATGGTCCGGTGGTGGTCAATGCGATGTGGTTGAGCACACGGTAGGCGACAGCGGACCTTTTGCTGGGCGACAGCCAGTATTCGTTGCCCTCCCACGTCGTCATGAAGCTCATGGACTCGCCGCCGTCCTCCACCAGTTCCTCGGCCAGCGCATGGGCCTTGTGATCATAGTCGATTGACGCGTTGAGCCATGCGAAGGAAACCATGACGAGTACGATCCAGAACACAATGCCCACGCCCTGCAGAACAAGCGAAGCCAGCGGGGTGACGGCGATGAACGAGATGCTCGAATCCGTCAGATACCCGATCGGCAGGAACCTCGCAGGCCATTCGCGTAGCACCATGCCCACATTCGGACGCGGCGTGAAATCCTGAGGTCGTAAACAGGCGAACAGCAGATAGATGGCCGAACATACGACGAAGGCAATCACAATGGCAGCCGCACAGCGGCGAAGCGTCCGCGGTTTCGTGCGAATGGAGAAATGCGGGAGCTCTATGATCACGGCAATCGCGTATATGAGCGGTATAAGCGCATTGACGAGAATCATGCGCGGTATGTTGCCCATGGTGATATGCAGCTGATCATCCCACGAATACGGCAACAGGTAGTAGGAGATGGCGAAGAACGCGCTCGCGGCATAGAACACGATGCTGCTGATCGCGGCGGTGCGCCGTCCCAGCCACATGCCCCATGCCAGGGCGAGCATCACCAGCAGCGGCAGCACCGACCTCACCACGTCTCCCGGTTGGCTGGCGCGCATGAGCGAATACTGTTGGAGGCAGCCGTCGACCACATGGCCGTGCATGCAGGCCGCCAACACCCCGGTGTTCACCGATTCGGGGCTGAGCACCAGCGCCACCGACACGAGAGGGCCGGCATGGGATCGCGACGAAGTCGCCACCATGGGGCCCAAGGCGAGCACCACGCCGATCGCGCCGAAGATGCGGCGAATCTCCTGCGACGAACTGTATTGCCAATGCCACTGCTCGGCTTCGATTGGCTTGCCGGCAATCGCACGGCCTATGATCTGCCCGATGATCGCGGCGAACAGCACGCAATAATCGCCGGGATTGCCGCCGTAGAGCACCACGACCATGATGGCCGTGTAGCCGATGATGCGTATGCGTCTGCGCCACAATTGGTATGAGAACGCCGTCGCCGCCATGAGCGCGCCGATCACCAGCACGACGGGGGAGAGCGTGAAGCTGATGTTCAGCACCTCCGCACGTTCGCCGAGCAACGCGCTGATCGCCGAACAGATGATCAGACCCACGAGTGTGCCGGATGCGGCGCTCACCAGACTGATGGCGGCCGTGCGGGACTTGCCGAGATAGGGTTCCGCCAAGCACAGCACCAACAGGATCAGCAGTGCATCCACGATCATCTGGAATACCGAACCGGTGAGGAACAGCGAGGCGATGAGATGCCCCACATTGAACTCGTGCAGACTCGTGGTGAGCGCATGGCGTGGCATCTTGTGGTGCTCGATGTTGTACCATGCCCACCAGCACACATTGATCATGATGAAGCCGAAGGTGACCCACAGGGCGAAGCTCTGCTCGTGAATCCAACGCCGGATGTCGTTCAGCAGCTGGTTGCTCACCGGTTGCGCCGCATACCGCTTCGGCGCTTTGGGAGGTTTGGGGCTGGTCGGCGGTTTTGCCGCCGCTTGCGTCTGCCCGCTGGCGACGCCGTCATTCGAATCCGTTGCGCTCACGATATCTCCTTCACTTCTGAATCGGTCGGGAACTGCACATTCGCGTTGCCCAATCCCATGCGTTCACATAAATACGGCAGGGCCACGGCGAAGACGGCATTGACGGCATGCCAGTCGTGACCCCAGTTGCTCACTGCGAATCTGAACACCGTCCACCCGTTTTCCCGGGCGGTGTCGCCGATCTTGCGTATGTTGTCGACGGATTCGCCGTCGCGCGCACCCGCACCAAGGATCATGAGCTGTTTTGACGGCGCATTGTTCCGAATCGCATTTTGCGGCACCTGCCGCTCATATTCCGCCTTATCCCCGGAGAAATACGTCTCGACCATATGGTCCACGCTGCCCTCGGTCGGAGCGATCTCACCGTCTACGGCCAGCACGTTGCCGTAGATGTTCGGATGGTTTGGCGCCAGCTGCGTCGCGCATGTGCCGCCCTGCGAGAACCCTCCGATCGTCCACTGTGATGCCTTGTCGTTGACGGGCAGGTTCGCTTTGATCCAATCGGGTACGTCCTGTGCAAGATACGTTTCGGCCTTGCCCCATTTCGTGGTGTCCGCACACAGGCTGTTGCGCGTCGCCTCGGTGTTCTGGTCCGGGCTGACCACAATCGGCGCGAGTCCATGGTGCTCGGCAGCGAATTTACTCAGGACCTTCACCGTGTTGCTGGCGGTGAAGAATCTGGTGGGCGAGCCGGGCTGGCCGGCGAACATCACCATGACCGGCAATTTCGGCGGGTGCTTGGCAAAGGCCGCCGGCGGCAGCCACACGAGCGCTTCGCGCGCCTTGAACCCGGATTTCGGATTCGGGATGTCCACGTGCACGAGTTTGCCCGATTGGGGAATCTGCGTGGTGTTGCGGCTCTTCGCTACCGCCTGCTCGTTCCATTCACGTACCGAGATCGTGCTGAGCGAAAGATTCAGCGCCGAGATATGTGGGTAGGGCGAGTAGTCGAACAGACTGCCCATCGTCTGGTATTCGCCGTAGATCTCGTTTACATGCACCGCGGTGGCGAGCAATGTGGCCGGAATCATGACGATGGCGAGCACGCGCAACCAGCCGTGGGTCATCACCGCCGCGGCGACCATGAAGGCGAACAGGAACACGCCCACGCCAATCGCAATGATCACAGGCCAGCCCAGCGAGACCCCGAACAGCAAAAACACGTCGGAACACACATAGGTTACGGCAAGACCAATGAATCCGGCGAGGAGCCCTATGCCAAGCTGTTTGAGGAAGCGCTTGCGCGACTCGCCTCTGCTCTGGCATATGAGCAATACGACGATGCCGATCGCCACCAATGCCCATATGGTGATGGGGAACCAGCCGCTCATCACGTCGATGGCATAGAACCAGTTCTTGATGCCTGCCATATGTGTTCCGCTCCTCTATCGGTTGTCTACTCCCACCATAGTGAGCGGCGGAATCAATGCGTATGCGTTCTGTAATGCGCTGAAAACATGTTCGCCTTGCATATGGCTCCCCATATGGGTAACCGCTGTGGGGCCGCCGCTCCCACATGAGAGAACGTGGCGGCCCCACAGCGGTATGGTGTACTGCGATATCGGAATCAGCTGCGCTGGCTACGCTTCGAGCGCCTTGGCGCCGATGTCGTGGCGGTAGAACATGCCTGCGGTGTCGGCGTTGTCGAGAATCTCGTAGACCTTCTTCTGGGCGCTCGGAATGTCGTCCGCGCTCACCTCGACGAGCAGCACGCGACCGGAGTCGGCAACCAGATCGTCGCCCTCGCGCTTCACGCCGGCATAGAACACATGGGAGTCGGCACCGGTCTTGAACTGCGGTACCTTGGCCCCCTTGAGCACATTGGTCGGGTAGCCGTCGGCTGCAAGCACCACGCCGAGCGTCGTGCCCTCCTCAAGCCAGGTGAACTCAGGAGCCTCGCCATCAAGCATGGCCTGAATGGCCTGCCCGAGATCGCTGTGCAGGCGGGGGAGAATCACCTCGGTTTCCGGGTCGCCGAACCGTGCGTTGAACTCGATCACCTTCGGGCCGTCGGCCGTGGCGATCAGGCCCGCATACAGAATGCCCACGAACGGCGTGCCTTCGGCGGCCATGGCTTCGACCGTCGGCTTGACAATGGTCTCAAGGGCCTCATCGACCACGTCCTGGCTAATCTGGGGCACGGGGGAGTAGGCACCCATGCCACCGGTGTTTGGGCCCTCATCGTTGTCATAGGCGCGCTTGTGGTCCTGCGAGATTGGCATGGGCCAGAATTCTGTGCCGTTCACGAAGCTCATGAGCGAGAACTCCTGGCCCTCTAGGTAATCCTCAATCACCACCCGGGCGCCGGCGGAGCCAAAACGGTGGTCCACGAAAATGTCGTTCAATGCAGCCAGGGCCGTTTCGACGTCCATCGCCACTGTGACGCCCTTGCCGGCGGCCAGACCATCGGCCTTGACCACGATCGGCGCACCATGCTCGTTCACATAGTCGGTGGCGCTCCTGAGATCGTCGAAGGTGCGGTATGCGGCCGTGGGAATGTTGTGGCGTTCCATCAGACGCTTGGCGAAATCCTTCGAGCCCTCGATCTGTGCGGCTGCCTTGCTCGGGCCGAACGCCTTGATGCCGGCCGCGGCCAGCGCATCCACAATGCCCTCGATGAGCGGCACCTCAGGACCCACGAACACCCAGTCGTAGTCGTTGTTGCGCACGAAATCGATGAGCGCGGCCTGATTCGACGGGTTGAGCGAGAGCGTGCGGATGCCGTCGAGCTCCATGCCCGGGTTGCCGGGGGCGACGGTTACCTCCTCGACGCTTGCTCCCTTGAGCAGCGTGTAGGCGATAGCATGCTCACGTGCGCCGGAACCGATAACAAGAACCTTCATATTCCTCTTCACTTCCTTGGGGAAACTGTGCCAGTATGGGTTTGGTCTCAGGCCAGGTCGACGCGTTCGTTGACCTGTTCGATCACATGGCCGATGCGATAGGCCTTCTCACCTGCATGCTCGAGAAGGTTCATCGCCTCGTCAACACGGTCGGGGCGAATGGCCACGACCATGCCCAGGCCCATGTTGAAGATGTTGTACATCTCCATATGATCCACATCGCCCGCTTTTTCGATCACGTCGAAGATCGGCGGCACCAGCCACGAGCCAAGCTCGATGGAGGCGGCCAGACCTTCCGGCAGCATGCGGGGCACGTTCTCGATGAAGCCGCCGCCGGTGATGTGGGCGACGCCGCGAACAAGATTGGCCTCGAATAGTGGCATGAGCGCCTTCACGTAGATCTTCGTGGGGGTGAGCAGCACATCGCCGAGTTCCCGATCGCCCAGCTCGGGAAGACGCGTATGCACGGTATAGCCGGCCTGCTCGAACAGTGCCTTGCGCACCAGCGAGAAGCCATTGGAATGCACGCCGGTCGAAGGAAGCCCGATGAGCACATCGCCCGCCTCAATCGTGGACCCGTCCACGATCTTCGATCGCTCCACGCAGCCGACGGTGAAGCCGGCCAGGTCGTATTCATCCGCCTCGTACATGCCTGGCATCTCGGCGGTCTCGCCGCCAATCAGTGCGGCGCCCGCCTGGACGCAGCCGTCGGCCACACCGGAGACGACCTGCTCAAGCACTGCCGGGTCGTTCTTGCCGCAGGCGATGTAGTCGAGGAAGAACAGCGGCTGGGCTCCCTGTGCCACGACGTCATTGACGCACATGGCCACGCAGTCGATGCCAATCGTGTCATGCTTGTCCATGAGCTTGGCGATGACGAGCTTCGTGCCCACGCCATCGGTGCCTGAGATGAGCACCGGTTCGTTGTAGCCAAGCGAGGCGAGGTCGAAGAGGCCGCCGAAGCCGCCGATGCCGCTCACCACGCCCGGTCGGTTAGTGCGTGCGACGTGTGATTTGATGCGCTTGACCACTTCGTAGCCCGCTTCGACGCTCACACCCGCGTTTTCATATGCTTGTGGCATTGTGACCTTTCTGTTCGCCGAAATCGGCAAGTCGATTGATGAATCTGTATGAAATTGATGAATCTGTATGAATCTGTATCGGGAAAATCTGGGAACTAGATATTGGGGACGAGATACTCGGTGGGTTCCTGGGAGGCATGCTCGCCGAACGGCTTCTGCATCATCGTGTACTCGGTACCCTCGTACATTGTCTTCTTGCCGTTGTACCCGGGCAGTGTCACGCGATCCTCGGGGGTGAGGGAGGCCAGGAATCCCTCCTCGTAATCATCGAGCGCGGTGGGGTAGTCGCCGTTGAAATAGGCAACGCACAGGCCGCCGTAAGGGGCGTTCGCATTCAGGCCGATCGACTCGATGAGCCCGTCGAGTGAGAGGAACGCCAGCGAATCGGCGCCAATGAACTCGCGAATCTGTTCGACCGACTTCTTCGCCGCAATGAGCTCCTGCGTTGTGGAGATGTCGATGCCGTAGAAACACGGGTACTTGAGTGGCGGCGAGCTGATGCGCATGTGCACTTCGGCCGCTCCCGCCTCCTTGAGCAGCTGCACGATGCGTTTCGACGTGGTGCCACGCACAATGGAGTCATCGATGACGACGATGCGCTTGCCTTTTACCACCGACTTGACTGCGGAAAGCTTCATACGCACGCCCTGCTCGCGCAATGCCTGCGTGGGTTGAATGAATGTGCGGGCGACGTACTGGTTCTTGATCAGGCCCATTTCGTTGGGCAGCCCTGCCTCCTCGGAGTAGCCGGAGGCGGCTGAGAGCGAGGAATTCGGCACGCCGATCACCATGTCGGCATCGACCGGGGATTCCTGCGCGAGACGGGCACCCATGCGCTTTCTTGCGGAGTGCACGTTCACGCCGTAGATGTCGGAGTCGGGGCGGGCGAAGTAGATGTATTCCATCGAGCAGATCGACAGCTGTGTGCGGCTCGTGTACGTCTGGGTGCGGTACCCGCTGTCGTCGATCACAATCATCTCGCCGGGCTGAATGTCTCGGATTCGTTCCGCACCCACCACGTCGAGCGCACAGGTCTCGGAGGCGAGCACGTACGCGCCGTTCGTCATGCGGCCCAGCGAGAGGGGGCGGAACCCATTCGGATCGAGTGCGCCGATCATCTCATGTTCCGTCATG includes:
- a CDS encoding SLC13 family permease; protein product: MRHRVGAFLRGETILIVATLLALISCFIVPPDWHYREYVHVSTIAQLICLMLVVCGLQRVGVFRIIGAKLLEHVGTARGLVLTLISLTFFSSMLITNDVALLTFVPFALAVLKMAKMEDRAILVCTLMTIGANTGSMLTPIGNAHNLYFKALTGMSTGHFLSVMGPYTAVSAAMLIAITCIVFRGRRLEGISGMDSKSIEHGVLAPDSTKPQPDEIHVTGYGAGYGGWRVIVYAITFIVCVLAVSDLIPLWVMCVVVFAVMMVCDRRSFRHADWGLPLTFIMFFIFIGNMRRVPEFAQLAQQCVGVHPLGVSILFSQVISNVPTSLLLAGFSNAYVPLIIGTNLGGLGTLIASMASLVTYKHFTKMYPNQKGKYLKEYTSFCALFLLVLFGLSCILE
- a CDS encoding 1-deoxy-D-xylulose-5-phosphate synthase: MTHDLLSQVLSPSDVKLLHPAQLDALCAQIRETLVEYGKRYGGHIGSNLGLVEACVALHVVFESPLDKIVFDVSHQSYVHKMLTGRAEAFRRAELFGTVTGFTNPGESEHDHFVLGHTGTSISLACGMAKERDMVRAAGGTAQTDNVIAVIGDGALSSAIAFEGLNNAAEQGGNMIILVNDNEMSIAENHGGMYATLAAMRDSHGRGERNLFRDFGLDYRYVEHGNDVHELIRAFEEVRDIDHPVVVHIHTTKGLGLDAEDAAQGVCEGRCEANHWQNPLSRADSPLGARKYYGGLAMASLERRFATEPGLVVISPATPGSNGITQDFRERAGAHYVDTGITEEHAVAFASGIAKAGGRPVVATSATFFQRTFDQLQQELALNDTPVTLLSFGAGLSDADNTHSGAFDIAMFGNIPGLTCLAPTSRRMFLDMLAWSTSARNTHPVVIRVPGDTILKAERAGELDPEASLAPQKTDLLKPWFGYEVVSDGSDVAVLGLGNAFATAHAVVERLADSSPAIGATLINPLQFSSLDEQTLRSLAEDHRVVVTLEDSQLEGGWGEKITAFYANMMPDCTMHVLNFGADKEFTDRTPLAELNSRYGMTVESICSRIRGLLD
- the purE gene encoding 5-(carboxyamino)imidazole ribonucleotide mutase, with product MTANKPQVAVIMGSASDWETMRHACEMLDRFEVPYMKQVVSAHRTPELMGEFAHNARANGLKIIIAGAGGAAHLPGMVAAQTTLPVIGVPVRSHALSGWDSLLSIVQMPGGIPVATTAVGNSGATNAGLLAVSMLSMDDERLADALQAYRDELKEKVEQSNAELI
- the purK gene encoding 5-(carboxyamino)imidazole ribonucleotide synthase, translated to MPSLSDETGGQITRLLPGATIGIVGGGQLGRMMALAAKYMGFRIGTLDPTPDCPTAQVADFQIVADYDDQEAIRELAERSDVLTYEFENVDADALDAVRDIVAIPQGTDLLRVTQNRIAEKTFINDHGIATAPWRPVGSRAELDAALAEIGYPAVLKTCEGGYDGHGQIVLRTPDDLAEVWPEGNFPQAILEGFVDFAFEASILVSGNGNDYQTFPIVRNIHRDNILHLTLAPANVSEQVARTAHELALELARGFKLAGTLAIELFIKADGTVIVNELAPRPHNSGHYSIEACDFDQFDMHVLGIAGWNLPTPRLLSPAVMVNVLGQHIAPTQAAEPMHPEWHVHDYGKADAKFNRKMGHITVLCENPEDAAQSLEQTGCWSC
- a CDS encoding Fur family transcriptional regulator, encoding MNERNTRQKDVIREALQGADDFISAQQLHARLEDAGEHIALATVYRQLGAMADAKQVDTVRLNGQQLFRLCNAGGHHHHLVCVSCGKTVEIDPPSEAWLQSVAQQHDFTIESHTLEVFGLCADCRAARGDSAA